A genome region from Bradyrhizobium sp. WSM1417 includes the following:
- a CDS encoding Lrp/AsnC family transcriptional regulator, translating into MVPFFVQIKCKLGQSYVVANALAEAEIASEIYSTAGQYDLLVKFYVDNDTDIGHFVNEKVQVLPGIQDTLTIITFKAFGAS; encoded by the coding sequence ATGGTTCCCTTTTTCGTCCAGATCAAATGCAAGCTCGGTCAATCCTATGTGGTCGCCAATGCGCTTGCCGAAGCCGAGATCGCCTCCGAGATCTATTCCACGGCCGGTCAATACGACCTGCTAGTGAAGTTCTACGTCGACAACGACACCGATATCGGCCACTTCGTCAACGAGAAGGTGCAGGTGCTGCCCGGCATCCAGGACACCCTCACCATCATCACCTTCAAGGCGTTTGGCGCGAGTTGA
- the thiD gene encoding bifunctional hydroxymethylpyrimidine kinase/phosphomethylpyrimidine kinase: protein MTPPVALTIAGSDSSGGAGIQADLKTFAALGVFGASAITALTAQNTRGVTGIHAVPAEFVTAQIDAVFSDLEVGAVKIGMVAQTASIDAIAAALSRWAPRHIVLDPVMVATSGDRLLASDAVDALRIKLMPLASVITPNLPEAAALLGEPVAASEAEIESQGRRLLALGCRAVLIKGGHGAGAESIDYLVDASTTIALAAPRVATRNTHGTGCSLSSAVAAGLARGEDLERAVRNAKTWISAAIAAADRFSVGHGHGPIHHFHKFY, encoded by the coding sequence ATGACGCCCCCCGTCGCGCTGACCATTGCCGGCTCCGATTCGAGCGGCGGCGCCGGCATCCAGGCCGACCTGAAGACCTTTGCCGCGCTGGGCGTTTTTGGCGCGTCCGCCATCACGGCGCTGACGGCGCAGAACACCCGCGGCGTCACCGGCATTCACGCGGTGCCCGCCGAATTCGTCACCGCGCAGATCGACGCGGTGTTTTCCGATCTCGAGGTCGGCGCGGTCAAGATCGGCATGGTGGCGCAAACCGCCAGCATCGATGCGATCGCGGCCGCGCTGTCGCGCTGGGCGCCCCGGCATATCGTGCTCGATCCCGTGATGGTGGCGACATCGGGCGATCGCCTGCTCGCGTCCGATGCCGTCGACGCCCTGCGCATCAAGCTGATGCCGCTGGCCTCGGTGATCACACCCAATCTGCCCGAGGCCGCGGCTCTGCTCGGCGAACCGGTCGCGGCCAGCGAGGCCGAGATCGAGAGCCAGGGGCGCCGTCTGCTGGCGCTCGGCTGCCGGGCGGTCCTGATCAAGGGCGGGCACGGCGCGGGCGCCGAGAGCATCGACTATCTCGTCGATGCCAGCACCACGATCGCGCTCGCCGCGCCGCGCGTTGCCACTCGCAACACCCATGGCACCGGCTGCTCGCTGTCCTCGGCGGTCGCCGCCGGGCTCGCCAGGGGCGAGGATCTCGAGCGCGCCGTGCGCAACGCCAAGACCTGGATCAGCGCCGCGATCGCGGCCGCCGATCGCTTCAGCGTCGGCCACGGCCACGGCCCGATCCATCATTTCCATAAATTCTACTGA
- a CDS encoding cytochrome c, translating to MLRRTISVALLAALAAAGVYWWLSAPVVAAAGTAPARVPDLANGQVIFNAGGCASCHAVPDQPDRLRLGGGVAIKSPFGTFYAPNISSDPTDGIGKWSEAEFVNAVMHGVSPDGQHYFPAFPYTSYQHARREDVLDLFAYLKTLPAVAGKVRDHDVRFPFNIRRNVGIWKFLFLDGKPFVADGTKLPQWNRGAYLVNSFGHCAECHSPRNALGGIIAGQRFAGGPNPEGEGWVPNITQKGLREWSAKDIAYFLKTGELPDGDSVGGAMTRVIKNTSQLPDDDLAAMADYLKSLPPVDGPPRPKRKEGGA from the coding sequence ATGTTGCGACGAACAATCTCCGTGGCGCTGCTTGCCGCACTCGCCGCAGCCGGCGTCTATTGGTGGCTCAGCGCGCCGGTGGTGGCGGCCGCCGGCACCGCGCCTGCCCGCGTCCCTGATCTTGCCAATGGCCAGGTGATATTTAACGCCGGCGGCTGCGCCTCATGCCATGCCGTCCCCGACCAGCCCGATCGTCTCAGGCTCGGCGGCGGCGTCGCGATCAAGTCGCCGTTCGGAACGTTCTACGCGCCGAACATCTCCTCCGATCCGACCGACGGCATCGGCAAATGGAGCGAGGCCGAATTCGTCAACGCGGTGATGCACGGGGTCTCGCCCGACGGACAGCATTATTTTCCGGCCTTTCCCTACACGTCCTATCAGCACGCCAGGCGTGAGGACGTGCTCGATCTCTTTGCGTACCTGAAAACGCTGCCGGCCGTTGCAGGCAAGGTGCGCGACCACGACGTGCGCTTTCCGTTCAACATCCGGCGCAACGTCGGCATCTGGAAATTCTTGTTTCTGGACGGCAAACCCTTCGTCGCCGACGGCACGAAGTTGCCGCAGTGGAATCGCGGCGCCTATCTCGTCAACAGCTTTGGCCATTGCGCGGAGTGCCACAGTCCACGCAATGCGCTCGGCGGCATCATCGCCGGACAACGCTTCGCCGGCGGTCCCAATCCGGAAGGCGAGGGGTGGGTGCCCAACATCACCCAGAAGGGCCTTCGCGAGTGGAGCGCGAAGGATATTGCGTATTTCCTGAAGACCGGCGAATTGCCCGACGGCGACAGCGTCGGCGGCGCGATGACGCGGGTGATCAAGAACACCTCGCAATTGCCGGACGACGATCTCGCGGCGATGGCGGACTATCTCAAATCGCTGCCGCCGGTGGACGGTCCGCCGCGCCCCAAGCGCAAGGAGGGCGGCGCCTGA
- a CDS encoding CHRD domain-containing protein, producing MNKIVIAMSVLGAVAFAGSASAEKLKATLDAKSEVPATTSSGTGTADLDYDAASKKLSWKVTYSGLSGPATAAHFHGPAEPGKNAGVAIPIPGAATSPAEGSATLTDAQAADLLGGKLYVNIHTAANPGGEIRGQVTK from the coding sequence ATGAACAAGATCGTCATCGCGATGTCAGTGCTTGGCGCCGTTGCTTTTGCGGGTTCGGCCAGCGCGGAAAAGCTGAAAGCAACGCTCGACGCCAAGTCCGAGGTCCCCGCAACGACCAGCAGCGGCACCGGAACGGCCGATCTGGATTACGACGCCGCCAGCAAGAAGCTGTCCTGGAAGGTCACCTATTCCGGTCTGTCCGGCCCCGCCACCGCCGCGCATTTCCACGGACCCGCCGAGCCCGGCAAGAACGCCGGCGTCGCGATCCCGATCCCAGGCGCTGCCACCAGCCCGGCCGAGGGCTCGGCGACACTGACCGACGCGCAGGCCGCCGATCTGCTCGGCGGCAAGCTCTACGTCAACATCCACACCGCGGCCAATCCGGGCGGCGAGATCCGCGGTCAGGTGACGAAGTAA